In the Pseudanabaena sp. PCC 7367 genome, one interval contains:
- the mreC gene encoding rod shape-determining protein MreC: MESIRRWWERYSIQFLLVSLGLVGAWAIRQGNGRMVMEIYQTLSRPFQETYSYDEQVADASLRELQYRLTELENQNKQFRQVLGDNITLGAEGEGIWAAAIGRSSDSWWQQLLVGRGSSDNLQPGAIALGPGGLIGRVTDVSSHSSRILLISDPTSQVGVTISRTRHMGMLRGQAQNEAILEFFERDPDVSPGDIVLTSPYSTLYPPGIPVGKIKSINLDKQPAPEAVVEFSAPMSMIEFVQLYPYEPKDFVPEAVKGKNELAIPE, from the coding sequence ATGGAGTCGATCCGTCGTTGGTGGGAACGCTATAGTATCCAATTTTTGCTAGTTTCGTTGGGTTTGGTGGGAGCCTGGGCGATCAGACAGGGCAATGGAAGAATGGTGATGGAAATTTATCAAACCCTATCCCGTCCGTTTCAGGAAACCTATTCCTATGATGAACAGGTGGCGGATGCGAGTTTGCGTGAGCTGCAATATCGGCTGACTGAGTTGGAGAATCAAAATAAGCAATTTCGTCAGGTATTAGGGGACAATATCACGCTGGGGGCAGAAGGCGAAGGGATCTGGGCGGCCGCGATCGGGCGTAGTTCTGATTCCTGGTGGCAGCAGCTTCTTGTGGGGCGAGGCAGTAGCGACAATCTTCAACCTGGGGCGATCGCCCTGGGGCCTGGTGGTCTAATTGGCCGGGTTACGGATGTATCGAGCCATAGCAGCCGAATCTTGTTAATCAGTGATCCCACCTCGCAAGTAGGCGTAACAATCAGCCGCACTCGACATATGGGGATGCTGCGTGGTCAAGCCCAAAATGAAGCAATCCTGGAGTTCTTCGAGCGCGATCCCGATGTCAGCCCTGGTGATATTGTGTTGACATCCCCCTATAGCACCCTCTATCCGCCTGGGATTCCGGTCGGCAAGATTAAAAGCATTAACCTGGATAAACAACCCGCCCCCGAAGCAGTGGTAGAGTTTTCTGCACCGATGAGTATGATTGAGTTTGTGCAACTCTATCCCTATGAGCCTAAGGATTTTGTGCCGGAAGCGGTGAAGGGTAAAAATGAATTAGCGATCCCTGAATAG
- a CDS encoding rod shape-determining protein: MGILRHFSKDIGIDLGTANTVVFVSGEGIVLQEPSVIAVDQRDKTPYAVGEEANKMIGRTPGDIIAVRPLRDGVIADFDYAEMMLRAFIQRVKRGIFNPRIAIGIPSGVTGVEWRAVMDAAKRAGAREVYTIAEPIAAAIGAGLPVADATGNMIVDIGGGTTEVAVMSLQGIVLSESVRVAGDELSEAIMSYMKKVHNLVVGERTSEEIKIKIGSAYPTSEEASMEVRGLHLLSGLPRTVTVKATEIRESMAEPLSVIVEAVKRTLEKTPPELAADIIDRGIMLAGGGALLNGIDTLISHETGIVTHVAPAPLNCVVLGAGRVLEDYKNLRRVLTSDLSNF, encoded by the coding sequence GTGGGGATACTACGTCACTTCTCGAAGGATATCGGCATAGACCTTGGTACGGCAAACACGGTGGTGTTTGTTTCCGGTGAAGGGATCGTACTCCAAGAACCATCGGTAATCGCGGTTGATCAAAGAGATAAAACCCCCTATGCGGTGGGTGAAGAAGCCAATAAAATGATCGGCCGTACCCCTGGCGATATTATTGCGGTGAGGCCGTTGCGCGATGGTGTGATCGCTGACTTTGATTATGCGGAAATGATGCTGCGGGCATTTATTCAACGGGTCAAGCGCGGTATTTTTAATCCCCGCATTGCGATCGGCATTCCCAGTGGTGTAACCGGCGTTGAATGGCGAGCAGTGATGGATGCGGCCAAGCGGGCTGGAGCCAGGGAAGTTTATACGATCGCTGAACCTATTGCCGCGGCGATCGGGGCAGGGCTGCCCGTGGCTGATGCGACCGGTAATATGATCGTTGACATTGGTGGTGGTACCACCGAAGTGGCGGTGATGAGTTTGCAAGGGATTGTGCTGAGCGAATCGGTGCGGGTGGCTGGGGATGAGCTGAGTGAAGCGATCATGAGCTACATGAAAAAGGTGCATAACCTGGTCGTGGGCGAGCGCACCTCAGAAGAAATTAAAATTAAAATCGGTTCTGCCTACCCCACCTCCGAAGAAGCCTCAATGGAGGTACGCGGTTTGCATTTGCTCTCTGGTTTGCCCCGCACGGTGACCGTGAAGGCTACGGAAATCCGTGAGAGTATGGCCGAGCCCCTGTCGGTAATTGTGGAAGCAGTCAAGCGCACCCTGGAAAAAACCCCGCCCGAACTAGCCGCCGACATCATCGATCGCGGTATTATGTTAGCTGGTGGTGGTGCGTTGCTGAATGGGATCGATACGTTGATCAGCCATGAAACCGGTATTGTCACCCATGTCGCCCCGGCGCCGCTCAATTGTGTGGTGTTGGGTGCTGGCCGTGTGCTTGAGGATTATAAGAATCTCAGACGGGTGCTGACCAGTGACCTCAGTAACTTTTAG
- a CDS encoding SRPBCC family protein gives MADWLEHTVQIEVNYPIEKVWALWSDLEKMPKWMKWIEGVRINAENPELSEWVLGSSGFNFTWKANITKQVPNQIIQWESVSGLPNRGAVRFYDRKVGTVVKLTVAYAIPGIVGQVMDDLFLGRVVESTLQADLERFKQYADHGDDLAS, from the coding sequence ATGGCAGATTGGTTAGAACATACCGTACAAATTGAAGTCAACTACCCAATCGAAAAAGTTTGGGCATTATGGTCAGATTTGGAAAAGATGCCCAAATGGATGAAGTGGATCGAAGGGGTGAGAATTAATGCCGAAAATCCAGAACTGTCAGAATGGGTCTTGGGTTCAAGTGGGTTTAACTTTACCTGGAAAGCAAATATAACTAAGCAAGTTCCCAACCAGATTATTCAATGGGAGTCGGTTAGTGGCCTGCCCAATCGTGGTGCAGTCAGATTCTACGATCGTAAAGTTGGCACCGTGGTCAAGCTCACCGTTGCCTACGCCATTCCTGGGATTGTGGGGCAGGTGATGGATGATTTATTCTTGGGTAGGGTGGTTGAATCGACGCTACAAGCCGACCTAGAAAGATTTAAGCAATATGCAGATCATGGGGACGATCTAGCAAGTTAA
- a CDS encoding TatD family hydrolase, whose protein sequence is MQLVDTHVHINFEDFQKDIEAVRDRWQANGIARLVHSCVTPDEFATIKEIADRFPEVSFAVGLHPLDQDLDKIGWRSEIGDQIKALAQSDQRVVAIGETGLDFFKAENKAAQIQAFQAQLAIARDLNLPVIIHCRDAAETARDVIKEFNAANPEQPAKGVMHCWTGTPEETQWFIDLGFYISFSGVVTFKNAAAVRESIKIVGSDRLLVETDCPFLAPVPKRGKRNEPSYVLHVAQKVAEVRGEDLTTLADRTTQNAYALFNLRN, encoded by the coding sequence ATGCAACTGGTTGATACCCACGTCCACATTAACTTTGAGGACTTCCAAAAAGACATCGAAGCTGTCCGCGATCGCTGGCAAGCTAATGGCATCGCGCGGCTGGTGCATTCCTGTGTGACTCCCGATGAGTTTGCCACGATTAAAGAGATCGCCGATCGCTTCCCAGAAGTTAGCTTTGCCGTGGGTTTGCATCCGCTGGATCAGGATCTAGACAAAATTGGCTGGCGGTCAGAAATTGGTGACCAAATCAAAGCATTAGCCCAGAGCGATCAAAGGGTAGTGGCGATCGGTGAAACGGGGTTGGATTTTTTTAAGGCCGAGAATAAAGCAGCGCAGATCCAGGCTTTCCAGGCTCAATTGGCGATCGCCAGAGACTTAAATCTGCCAGTGATTATTCATTGCCGTGATGCCGCCGAAACCGCCAGAGATGTGATTAAGGAATTTAATGCCGCCAATCCAGAGCAACCAGCCAAGGGGGTGATGCATTGCTGGACTGGTACACCGGAAGAAACCCAATGGTTTATTGATCTCGGTTTTTATATCAGCTTCAGTGGTGTGGTCACGTTCAAAAATGCTGCTGCAGTGCGTGAATCAATCAAGATAGTGGGAAGCGATCGCCTGCTGGTGGAAACCGATTGCCCATTTCTGGCTCCGGTGCCGAAGCGGGGTAAACGCAATGAGCCATCCTATGTGTTGCATGTGGCTCAAAAGGTGGCAGAGGTGCGCGGCGAGGATTTGACTACGTTGGCCGATCGCACCACCCAAAATGCCTATGCCCTATTTAACTTACGCAACTAA